Genomic segment of Candidatus Margulisiibacteriota bacterium:
GGATACTCCTTCTGGTATATGTGCCGTCTACAAAAAGATTCCAGGCAGAATTGATATAAAAAAATCCATTGTTTATTTAAATGGCGTCAGCGATCCCGGAAATATGGGGACAATACTGCGAACCGCCATGGCTTTTGGTTTTGCAAATGTAGTTGTTGATGAAACATGCGCCGATGTTTATAACTCCAAAACCATTCAAGCAGCTAAAGATTCTATTTTTAAACTTAATATAGAAAAAGATTCCGGCTGCAGTTTAATAAAAAAAATAAAAACGAAAATGCCGATCTTTACGACAAGACTGGAGAAAGCTCAAGACATTGCCGACCTTGGAACCGTTGGTAACTTTTGTCTGGTTTTAGGTAATGAAGCGAGTGGCGTGAGTTCTGAAATACAGAAGATATCCGACAAATTCTTAAAGATACCCATATCTAAAAATATGGAATCAATAAATGTGGCGGTTGCGGCAGGTATTTTATTTTACACTTTAACTTTAGGAACAGCGCAACCGGAAATGTAATAGTATAAAGCATGGGATATCAGGAATTATCGTTTAAATTACCAACTGACTATACAGAAGAACAGCTGCAACAAAAAATAGGCAAAAAACTCAGGCTCAAACAATTTTCCTGGCAGATCGATCATAAAAGCCTTGATGCCCGGGACAAAAGCAATATCCATTGGCAAGTAAGGGTCGGAGTATTTTCCGCCGAAATCAAAGTAAACGCAGCGCCTTCCGGTTCAGAGCTGAATATTCCTTTTAAAAAAAGAAATAAAAAAATACTGATAGTAGGCAGCGGACCGGCAGGCTTTTTCTGTGCTTTTGTTCTGCAAAAAGCCGGTTTTCAAACTACAATTATCGAACGAGGCAAGGATGTTAAACAAAGAACAGCAGCTATAAAAAACTTTGAAACCAACGCAGTTTTTGAGCCGGCAGGCAATTATGCGTTCGGTGAAGGTGGCGCAGGCACTTTTTCCGATGGGAAGCTTACAGCCAGAAGCAAACATCTGACTTTGGAAAAAAAATTTATTATCGATTGTTATATTGAGGCCGGAGCGCCTCAGGAAATAGCTTATCTGGCGCATCCTCATCTGGGCAGCGATAATCTCAAAAACCTGGTCAGAAAACTAAGGGACAAATATCAGCAATTAGGAGGGACCATACTTTTTGAAACCACTTTACTGGATTTAAAAATTTTAAAGGGACGGGTTC
This window contains:
- a CDS encoding RNA methyltransferase — translated: MNTLISSKTNSKITFLKKLSKKKYRDETNNFLIENLKIICDAFKSGYSFESLFIDAELLRKKDAMLSYLLSKTADYFIIDENINKYFSNLDTPSGICAVYKKIPGRIDIKKSIVYLNGVSDPGNMGTILRTAMAFGFANVVVDETCADVYNSKTIQAAKDSIFKLNIEKDSGCSLIKKIKTKMPIFTTRLEKAQDIADLGTVGNFCLVLGNEASGVSSEIQKISDKFLKIPISKNMESINVAVAAGILFYTLTLGTAQPEM